A single region of the Demequina sp. genome encodes:
- a CDS encoding GGDEF domain-containing protein → MFSINASVALLLVYLLAAAGHAGAARARAQADGAAARAEFLANTDELTGLSNRRPVVKRLEKLSSTAPYIVAIADLDHFKRLNDTYGHECGDRVLAAVGHRLRDSVRSVDTVGRWGGEEFIVVMEQSTLADATEVVERLRARIAEPVPCTGHSHSITVSVGLTDAQPDGTAARALQRADAALYEAKAAGRNAVHVVPGPPPAPGAPPPPRRRRS, encoded by the coding sequence ATGTTCTCCATCAACGCCAGCGTCGCGCTCCTGCTCGTGTACCTCCTTGCGGCTGCCGGCCACGCCGGAGCGGCTCGCGCTCGCGCTCAGGCTGACGGCGCCGCAGCACGCGCGGAGTTCCTGGCCAACACGGACGAGCTCACGGGTCTGTCCAACCGCCGGCCGGTGGTGAAGCGCCTCGAGAAGCTCAGCTCCACCGCGCCGTACATCGTCGCGATCGCGGACCTCGACCACTTCAAGCGCCTCAACGACACCTACGGCCACGAGTGCGGGGACAGGGTGCTCGCCGCGGTTGGGCACAGGCTCCGCGACTCCGTGCGATCCGTGGACACTGTGGGGCGCTGGGGAGGCGAGGAGTTCATCGTCGTCATGGAGCAGTCCACGCTTGCGGACGCCACCGAGGTGGTGGAGCGGCTGCGCGCCCGGATCGCTGAGCCGGTGCCGTGCACCGGCCACTCGCACTCGATCACGGTCTCCGTTGGCCTTACGGACGCTCAGCCGGACGGCACCGCAGCGCGCGCCCTGCAACGCGCAGACGCCGCGCTTTACGAGGCGAAAGCGGCGGGCCGGAACGCGGTCCACGTAGTCCCCGGTCCACCACCCGCGCCCGGCGCCCCGCCGCCCCCGAGGCGGCGGCGTTCATGA